A region of Toxotes jaculatrix isolate fToxJac2 chromosome 23, fToxJac2.pri, whole genome shotgun sequence DNA encodes the following proteins:
- the dennd4c gene encoding DENN domain-containing protein 4C isoform X2, with translation MIEDKGHRVTDYFVVAGLTDKSTPLEQDLSETKYSGPKAPITDLAVINKSAGETVPEGFTCIDLTQSGQPANLNHGSLKSPELFLCYKRGRGKPPLIDIGVLYEGKERLIQGCEIIQATPYGRCANVNNSSATSQRIFITFRRAPPVQPQNSLAVTDICVIVTSKGETPPHTFCKVDKNLNCGMWGSSVFLCYKKSVSASNSISYKAGLIFRYPEEDYESFPLSESVPLFCLPMGAKIECWAPNTRDPLPVFSTFVLTISSGEKVYGSAIQFYEPYSVDLLSEKQKIQLGLLTTVEKKMITNRPVNTNKCICLLSRWPFFASFRKFLMFIYKLSVSGPHPLPIEKHISHFMHNVSFPSPQRPRILVQLSAHDTLILSQPVCTPLPLSGADYGTLLMNLGSENCATLLHFVLLESKILLHSLRPAVLTGVAEAVVAMIFPFQWQCPYIPLCPLSLAGVLNAPCPFIVGVDSRYFDLYDPPPDVVCVDLDTNTIYLSDDKRHNNWKNLPKKPCKSLISSLSNLHHQLGTVSMRQTAQEGSAVDMTPIEADFTWHKKKTALEMEIQEAFLRFMASILKGYRSYLKPITQAPSEKTTAADSLYDLQGFLKSRDRAHQKFYSQLTKTQIFIRFIEECTFVSDKDTGLAFFDDCVEKVEGESSEDTRLLELDESQKSEHTVFVMPPEPPADDGPEPATRYTYKGFPRLQIELFDRPRVLRPALSSRAAGASLSSSPALLAKRTKQEIKLAYKMAKRFYSNPPLWARCLFSHCYSLWFICLPAGVRLAKSKSRAMQQAYNVLLKMRTTEVEVLDEVCYRVVMQLCGVWGLPVMAVRVLVEMKKAGVHPNAITYGYYNKAVLESPWPSRNRSGLFMWTKLRNVLRGVAQFKHAVDRTTSTKGPTPTAASIGGSAVTDADRLSHGSADSSNEVNGEEHNLFAHGHGMEDTTDNHCSTGRQSDQGYGSKDELHQELAEPSHTAVLSTEERNNTKAQRNGGDIAGSVDSAVAVAEPPSPVDVPSPVPSIVKLSTGSFDGETGPGKLFRRHSKNDNVSLPDDDASLASGDVANQPQQQRQKSFSERSCSFSAETRAGMLLEKGVDHMASQMGADARILTAALSAGQSPPPSSVSKALFKDLEEEPEDDQGLILGKLPVEEVPAAPEKGKGDDKDEEGTEVTSETQEGKETEAHEDESGGRGATLERADVEVGADPLSLLVSETEESASVTSQEPPRPMPAVVSRNLAEEIEMYMSLRSPLGVKSSSMELQQSQVDSTDTPQSKQTMERRSSLPVPPVKTPTDSPGDTPKRSPSTVTRSKTFAAKSKPPASTTASPGARSSSLTALVKSSQGGSLGSVINSISGIKMDTLLSGPKIDVLKSGMKQAANVASKVWGAVASAYSYSDDEDEQAQGAGGFPARLDEHMLAAHDIDESPERGAIPGLVANGLNQSCTSLGSSSGSSDTGRGTHQTHPTPGRAGRGPDSEQGSSHHASSSSIYQSCALEVLMSSCSQCRSCEALVYDEEIMAGWTADDSNLNTNCPFCRTAFLPFMHIEFHDFRTMSGFYVNPSASGDSIHSTSNQPTASSSADIKTPDLITFPEEEPRETPDNRPGTHKSLIPEPVQSDPLGLLEHHAAGKQQRCTGTSLTRSNSVGGPLQSLDYLQRPGHGVSTTSLPCSLQEVSDGMGTKRPNPKPVSVPYLSPLVLRKELETLLENEGDQVIYTHKFLNQHPIIFWNLVWYFRRLDLPTHLPGLILTSEHCNNGVQLPLTSLSQDSKQVYVQLLWDNINLHQEPGDPLYLLWRTLLEKKGTLAPTDHQEIRILLNTIVRNIQTNDVYGPINLLIREIKRRPEGVKRQRSIYREILFLSLVALGRENIDVEAFDREYRLAYDELSAEQLKSVHHIDRPPTPSVQWCLKCFGTPFI, from the exons ATGATCGAGGACAAGGGTCACCGTGTGACCGACTACTTTGTGGTGGCCGGGCTGACAGACAAGTCCACGCCCTTGGAGCAGGATCTGTCAGAGACCAAGTACAGCGGACCCAAAGCGCCCATCACAGACTTGGCCGTCATTAACAAGTCGGCGGGAGAGACGGTGCCCGAGGGCTTCACTTGTATCGACCTCACCCAAAGCGGCCAGCCCGCCAACCTAAATCATGGCAGTCTTAAGAGCCCTGAGTTGTTCCTGTGCTACAAGAGGGGTCGAGGGAAGCCTCCCCTCATTGACATCGG GGTCCTGTATGAGGGTAAGGAGCGCCTGATCCAGGGCTGCGAGATCATCCAGGCCACACCGTACGGCCGCTGCGCCAACGTCAACAACAGCTCGGCCACCTCGCAGCGCATCTTCATCACCTTCCGCCGAGCGCCACCCGTCCAGCCTCAGAATTCCCTGGCGGTGACAGACATTTGTGTCATTGTCACCAGCAAGGGTGAGACGCCACCACATACCTTTTGCAAAGTGGACAAGAACCTCAACTGTGGCATG TGGGGCTCCAGTGTGTTCTTGTGTTATAAGAAATCAGTGTCTGCGTCCAATTCCATCAGTTACAAAGCTG GTCTCATCTTTCGTTACCCAGAAGAGGACTATGAGTCTTTTCCTCTATCCGAATCGGTCcctctgttttgtttgcctATGGGTGCCAAGATCGAGTGTTGGGCACCAAACACACGTGATCCTCTGCCTGTCTTCTCCACGTTTGTCTTAACCATCTCAAGTGGTGAAAAG GTGTATGGATCAGCCATCCAATTCTATGAGCCATATTCAGTGGATTTGTTGAGCGAGAAGCAGAAGATCCAGCTGGGCCTGCTGACCACGGTGGAGAAGAAGATGATCACCAATCGGCCTGTGAACACCAACAAATGCATCTGTCTGCTCTCACGCTGGCCCTTCTTCGCGTCCTTCCGCAAGTTCCTGATGTTCATCTACAAACTATCTGTCTCAGGCCCACACCCACTGCCTATTGAGAA GCACATCTCACACTTCATGCACAACGTGTCATTTCCTTCCCCTCAAAGGCCCAGAATCTTGGTCCAG CTCTCGGCACATGACACCTTAATCCTCTCCCAGCCTGTGTGCACACCTTTACCCCTCAG TGGGGCAGACTACGGCACTCTGCTGATGAATCTGGGCTCAGAGAACTGCGCCACACTGCTGCACTTTGTTCTCCTGGAGAGCAAGATCCTGCTGCACTCGCTCCGGCCCGCTGTGCTGACTGGAGTGGCCGAGGCCGTGGTGGCT ATGATCTTCCCCTTCCAGTGGCAGTGTCCATACATCCCCCTGTGCCCACTCTCTCTAGCAGGCGTCCTCAATGCTCCTTGTCCATTCATAGTCGGTGTGGACTCCCGCTACTTTGACCTTTACGACCCCCCGCCAGATGTCGTCTGTGTGGATCTGGATACCAACACTATCTACCT GTCTGACGACAAGAGACACAACAACTGGAAGAACCTCCCAAAAAAGCCCTGCAAGAGCCTCATCAGCTCACTGAGCAACTTGCACCACCAGCTGGGCACTG tttcaatgCGTCAAACAGCACAGGAGGGCTCAGCAGTGGACATGACCCCCATCGAAGCAGACTTCACCTGGCACAAGAAGAAGACGGCCCTGGAGATGGAAATCCAGGAGGCCTTTCTACGCTTCATGGCCTCCATCCTGAAGGGCTACCGCTCCTACCTCAAACCCATCACACAGGCGCCTTCGGAAAAGaccacagctgcagactctCTTTATGACCTACAAG GGTTTCTCAAAAGCAGAGACCGTGCCCACCAGAAGTTCTACTCCCAGCTCACCAAGACGCAGATATTCATCCGCTTCATCGAGGAGTGCACCTTTGTCAGCGACAAGGACACCGgtttggccttttttgacgATTGTGTGGAGAAG GTTGAAGGAGAATCATCCGAGGACACAAGACTTCTGGAGCTGGATGAGTCTCAGAAGAGTGAGCACACAGTGTTTGTAATGCCCCCTGAACCTCCAGCCGACGATGGACCTGAGCCCGCTACTCGATACAC CTATAAAGGTTTCCCCAGATTGCAGATAGAGCTGTTCGACCGTCCAAGAGTGTTACGACCAGCACttagcagcagagcagcaggggcCAGTTTGTCCAGCAGCCCTGCATTACTGGCAAAGAGGACAAAGCAG GAGATCAAGCTCGCCTACAAAATGGCAAAGCGTTTCTACTCCAACCCTCCGCTGTGGGCCCGCTGTCTGTTCAGCCACTGCTACAGCCTGTGGTTCATCTGCCTGCCAGCAGGCGTGCGACTGGCCAAGTCTAAGAGCCGTGCCATGCAGCAGGCGTACAACGTCCTGCTGAAGATGAGGACCACTGAGGTGGAGGTGCTGGATGAG GTGTGTTACAGAGTGGTAATGCAGCTCTGTGGTGTGTGGGGTCTTCCTGTTATGGCCGTGCGAGTCCTGGTTGAGATGAAGAAAGCTGGAGTACATCCCAACGCCATCACATATGGATATTACAACAAG GCTGTCTTAGAGAGCCCATGGCCAAGCCGAAACCGCAGCGGCCTCTTTATGTGGACCAAGCTTCGTAATGTGCTTCGAGGTGTGGCCCAGTTCAAGCACGCTGTGGACCGAACAACTTCCACGAAGGGACCCACCCCCACAG CTGCGTCAATAGGAGGATCGGCAGTCACTGATGCTGACCGTCTGAGTCATGGAAGTGCTGACAGCTCCAACGAGGTTAACGGTGAAGAGCATAACCTGTTTGCCCACGGCCACGGGATGGAAGACACAACAGACAACCACTGTAGTACAG GAAGGCAATCTGATCAAGGCTACGGCTCCAAGGATGAGTTGCACCAGGAGCTGGCAGAGccttcacacacagctgtcctTTCCACTGAAGAGAGGAACAATACCAAAGCACAGCGTAATG GAGGCGACATTGCTGGCTCAGTGGACAGTGCAGTAGCAGTAGCAGAACCCCCCAGTCCTGTTGATGTGCCCTCACCTGTCCCGAGTATTGTGAAGCTGTCCACAGGGAGCTTTGATGGTGAAACAG GTCCAGGGAAGCTGTTCAGGAGACACAGCAAGAACGATAATGTGTCTCTCCCTGATGATGATGCCTCTCTGGCATCAGGGGATGTAGCCAACCAGCCTCAGCAGCAGCGGCAGAAATCCTTTTCTGAGCGCAGCTGTAGCTTCAGTGCTGAGACTCGTGCTGGAATGCTCCTAGAGAAAGGCGTGGACCACATGGCCAGCCAGATGGGCGCCGATGCTCGTATCCTGACTGCAGCGCTCTCTGCTGGCCAAAGTCCACCCCCCAGCAGTGTGTCCAAAGCACTATTTAAAGATCTGGAGGAAGAGCCCGAAGATGATCAGGGCTTGATACTTGGGAAGCTGCCAGTGGAAGAGGTGCCAGCAGCACcagaaaaagggaaaggagaTGATAAAGATGAGGAGGGGACTGAGGTGACAAGTGAAACACAAGAGGGGAAGGAAACTGAAGCACATGAGGATGAGTCCGGGGGGCGAGGAGCAACTTTGGAGAGGGCAGATGTGGAGGTGGGTGCTGACCCGCTTTCCCTCCTGGTGTCAGAGACCGAAGAGTCAGCCTCTGTTACCAGCCAGGAGCCACCACGCCCAATGCCTGCTGTGGTGTCCCGCAACCTGGCCGAGGAGATCGAGATGTACATGAGCCTGCGCAGCCCTCTAGGGGTCAAGTCCTCCAGCATGGAGCTCCAGCAGTCCCAGGTAGACTCCACTGACACCCCACAGTCCAAACAGACTATGGAGCGCAGGTCTAGCCTTCCTGTGCCTCCCGTCAAAACTCCAACTGACTCTCCGGGCGACACCCCCAAACGGAGCCCCAGCACCGTGACTCGCTCCAAGACATTTGCTGCAAAGTCAAAGCCCCCGGCCAGCACTACGGCTAGCCCAGGTGCTAGGTCGTCCTCGCTGACGGCGCTGGTCAAGTCCTCACAGGGAGGGTCTCTGGGCTCAGTCATAAACTCCATATCAGGCATCAAGATGGACACGCTGTTGTCAGGACCTAAAATTGATGTGCTGAAGTCTGGCATGAAGCAGGCGGCAAATGTAGCCAGCAAAGTGTGGGGGGCAGTGGCATCAGCTTACTCCTACTCAGATGATGAG GATGAACAAGCTCAGGGTGCCGGTGGCTTCCCAGCACGTCTGGATGAACACATGTTGGCTGCACATGACATAGATGAGAGTCCTGAAAGAGGGGCCATCCCGGGTTTGGTGGCCAATGGCTTGAACCAGAGCTGCACCAGCctgggcagcagcagtggcagcagtgacACAGGCCGAGGGACCCACCAGACAC ATCCAACCCCAGGACGAGCAGGCAGGGGTCCCGACTCTGAGCAGGGCTCCTCACATCACGCTTCGTCCTCCAGCATCTACCAAAGCTGTGCATTGGAG GTGCTGATGTCGAGTTGCTCGCAGTGCCGCTCCTGTGAAGCTCTCGTGTATGATGAGGAGATCATGGCGGGCTGGACGGCTGACGACTCCAACCTAAATACCAACTGTCCTTTCTGTCGCACAGCCTTCCTTCCCTTTATGCACATCGAGTTTCATGACTTTCGCACAATGAGCGG GTTCTATGTGAATCCCAGTGCCTCAGGAGACAGCATCCACAGCACCAGTAACCAGCCCACAGCCAGCAGTTCAGCCGACATTAAGACACCAGACCTTATCACGTTCCCTGAAGAAGAACCCAGGGAGACTCCAGATAATCGTCCTGGAACACATAAGAG TCTGATTCCAGAGCCGGTGCAGTCAGACCCTCTGGGTCTACTGGAGCACCACGCGGCGGGGAAGCAGCAGAGATGCACTGGGACGTCACTGACACGCAGCAACAGCGTGGGAGGTCCACTGCAGAGCCTGGACTACTTACAGAGACCTGGACATGGTGTCTCCACAACCAGCCTGCCCTGCAGCCTGCAAGAGGTTTCG GATGGGATGGGGACCAAACGGCCAAACCCCAAGCCTGTGTCTGTCCCTTACCTCAGCCCCTTGGTGCTGCGCAAGGAGCTGGAGACCCTGTTGGAGAATGAGGGGGATCAG GTGATCTACACCCACAAGTTCCTCAACCAGCACCCCATCATCTTCTGGAACCTGGTGTGGTATTTCCGTCGCTTGGACCTGCCCACTCACTTACCTGGTCTCATTCTCACCTCTGAACACTGCAACAACGGAGTACAG CTGCCCCTGACATCACTGTCCCAGGACAGTAAGCAGGTATATGTCCAGCTCCTGTGGGACAACATCAACCTACACCAGGAACCTGGAGATCCCCTCTACCTGCTGTGGAGGaccttgt TGGAGAAGAAGGGGACATTGGCTCCAACAGACCACCAGGAGATTCGTATCCTCCTCAACACAATCGTTCGCAACATCCAGACCAACGACGTCTATGGACCAATCAACCTGTTGATCCGAGAGATCAAGAGGCGCCCGGAGGGGGTCAAACGACAGAG GAGTATCTATAGAGAAATACTGTTTCTTTCACTGGTGGCCTTGGGACGCGAGAACATTGACGTAg AGGCCTTCGACAGAGAGTACCGCCTGGCTTATGACGAACTGAGCGCCGAGCAGCTCAAGTCTGTGCACCACATCGATCGACCGCCCACCCCCAGCGTCCAGTGGTGCCTCAAATGCTTCGGAACCCCTTTCATCTGA